CGCGTCCAGGGCCTGCTCCAGTGCGGCCGGACGCAGCGCCAGCTCCGCCAGCGCCGTCGCGACGACACTCAACCCGCCCGCAGCGCGAACGTACCGGACGAGGTCGTACGCCGTGGCCTCCGCTGTCGAGAGCCGCACCGGCGCTACTTCGGTCGGCTTCTCCTCGACAGGGGTCTCCGCCGCCGTGGCCTTCCGGATGAAGCGAAGGCGTTCGCGCCCGATCGTGATCGGGCGGATCTGCCGCGGCGATACGATCTGGGTTTCCTGCGCGGCATAATGCGAAGCACCGTGCCACTCGGCGGCCGTCAGCAGCCCCACGTAGTACGTGGGAACCTCAAGCGAGCGCATCAGTCCATCCAGGTACCAGGTGAGCGGCGGAGCCCCGCGGGTCCGGAACTCGGCCGGAACGATGATGAAGAAGCCGCTGTTTCGCAGCGGCCGCGTGATACGACGGGCTGAGAGCAACCTCGCCAAAGCCCCCCGCATCCCTGGAGAGGTGAGGGAAACCTTGGCGTTCAGCTCTTCATCGGCGAAGAAATACCTGCCGCTGGCCTGCACCTCTTCCACGAACCGCTCTACCTGCCCTCGCTCACCCGCGCTCCCGCGGGACCTGCCATGCGTCACCATTGCTTTGGCTGTAGAGAGCAATCACGCGAACGTTGCTGCATCGTATGCAGATCATACACTTCAAATATCGCTTTTGCATACGATGGAGCAAGAAATTTTTGCGAGGCCGCGAAATAGCCACTGTTACTGGCGCTTCTGCATATGATCGAGCGCCAGTCCCGCGACGAGTCCCGAAGGGTCCGGGGAACGGTCTCGCACCCCTAGTCCGCCGCCTCGCGGTCGCCGCCGGACGCGGACTGGATGCGGACGAACTGGAGCTCGTAGAGGCGCGCGTAGAGCCCGCCTTTCGCCAGCAGCTGCGCGTGGGTGCCGCGCTCGCGGATCTCGCCGTGTTGCAGCACCAGGATCTGGTCCGCGCCCTGGACGGTGGACAGGCGGTGGGCGATGACCAGCGAGGTGCGGCCGCGCATCAGCTCGCGCAGCGCCTCCTCGATGCGCGCCTCCAGCTCGCTGTCGACCGACGAGGTGGCCTCGTCCAGCACCAGCACCAGCGGCTCGAACGCCAGCGCCCGCGCGAAGCTCACCAGCTGCCGCTCGCCCACCGAGAGCGAGGTCCCGCGCTCGCCCAGCGGCTGGTCGTACCCCGCCGGGAGGCGCGCCACGAAGGGCTCCAGCCCCACGCGCCGCGACGCCTCGTGCACCCGCTCGTCGGCGATGTCGTCGCGCCCCAGGCGGATGTTGCGGCGCACGTCCTCGCTGAACAGGAACACGTCCTGAAGCACCAGCCCGATCCGCCCGCGCAGCTCGGCCACGGGCACGCGGGGGATGGGCACGCCATCGAGCCGGATCTCCCCCCGCTCCGGCTCGTAGAAGCGCATCAGCAGGTTGATGATGGTGCTCTTCCCCGCCCCGGTCGCCCCCACGATGGCCACCCGCTCCCCCGGCCGCGCGGTGAACGAGATCCCGCGCAGGATCCAGTCGCCCCCCTCGTCGTAGCGGAACCAGACATCGCGAAACTCGATCTCCCCCCGTCCGGGACTGGGGAGATGCAGCGGGTCGGGGGGGTCCTGGATCTCCGGCGCGGTGTCGACCAGCTCGAAGATGCGTTCGCTGGCCGCCATCGCCCCCTGCAGCAGGTTGTACTTCTCCGACAGGTCCTGGATGGGGCGGAAGAAGCGGCGCGTGTACTGGAGGAAGGCCGCCACCACGCCCACCGTCATGGTCCCCCCCAGCGACTGCCAGCCGCCGTACCAGAGGATGAGCGCCATCGCCACCGAGGTCAGCACCTCGATGACGGGAAAGAAGAGCGCGTAGTAGGTGATGGAGCGCAGGTTCACCAGCAGGTGGTCGCGGTTCACCTCGGCGAAGCGCTCCATCGACTGCCGCTCGCGCCCGAAGAGCTGGGTCACGCGCATCCCGCTCAGCTGCTCGGCAAGGTACGCGTTGATGCGCGCCAGCCGCACGCGGATGTCGCGGAAGGCGCGGCGGATGAGCGCGCGGAAGACGAACGCGGCGATGCCGACGAAGGGGAGGACGGCGAAGGTGACCAGCGCCAGCCGCCAGTCCAGCTTCACCATCGCCGCCAGGATGAAGACCAGGGTGAAGACGTCGCCGAAGACGGTGACGATGCCGGAGGAAAAGGCCTCGTTCAGCGCCTCGACGTCGTTGGTCACCCGCGTCATCAGCCGCCCGACCGGGTGCCGGTCGAAGTAGCGCAGCGACAGGCGCTGGAGGTGCGCGAACACCTCCACGCGCAGGTCGTACATGATGCGCTGCCCCAGCCAGGTGGTCAGCAGCGTCTGCCCGTACTCGAAGAGGAAGGCCAGCACCAGCGACCCGAAGTACGCGGCCACGAGCACCGTCAGCAGGTGCAGGTCGCCCGTCGGCACGGCGCGGTCGAGCGCCACCTTGGTCAGGTACGGCCCGGCCAGCTCGGTGAACGAGCCGGCGAAGAGGAGGAACACGGCGAGCGCCACCCGCAGCCGGTAGGGCCGCAGATAGGAGAGCAGGCGCCGCATCAGCCGCATGTCGTACGGCTTTTCCAGCGGCTCTTCCTCGTGGTGCGCCGCGACGGCCGCGTCGCTCATCCGCGTCCTCCCACGAACGTGCGAGGACGCGGCCGATGCCGTAGAGGAGCGAGCTGCGCGATGGTGTGCGTCATGGGCGGAACGTAGCCGGACGCCGGGGCCGATGCAACGTACGCTCCGGCAAGATGTTGAGGCGCAGGACGATGGCGCTCTCGCCCTCCTCCGCGTCCTATCCACCGTGCCTCGCCCGCGTGCACCGCTCTCGCTCTTCCCGTCGCGCGCACCACGTTCGATGCTGTTCCTCCCGCCGATGCTATCCCTCCGCCTCGCACCCTCTCCGGCCGGCCGAGGCCGTCCACCTCTCCCGTACCGGGAGAGGTAGCTGGACGGCATTGGCGTGGAAGAGGATACGTCCTGCCCGCCCGGCTCACCCCCCTCCCCCGGCTCGGATCTCGGCTCCGCGCCTCGGGCCGGACCGCCCGGAGCTCTCCGCGCCTCCGCGTCTCCGCGTGAGATTGCCGTTGAGGGCGTCCGGGCGTGAGCAGATGCCGTCGTCGCGCGACAACTGCGACGGCGGAAAGGCGGCGCCGGATGTTTTTCCGCCAGCAATGGCGATCGCATCCAAAGCCCGCTCCCGCAACCGCGTCGGCGCGCGCGGCGGCGTTGACAACGGCTGGACGGCGCCCGTACTATGCGGCGTTCTCACCTATCCCGCATTCCCGGCCCCGACATGCCCCACCCGCCTTTCCGCCGCAATGCACGGCTGCGGCATTCGGCACGCGCGCGCCGCGTGCCGGCCGTGCGCATGCTCGCGCTCGCGCTGGCGCTGGGCGGCTGCAAGGGCGCCGGC
The nucleotide sequence above comes from Longimicrobium sp.. Encoded proteins:
- a CDS encoding type IV toxin-antitoxin system AbiEi family antitoxin domain-containing protein, which produces MEEVQASGRYFFADEELNAKVSLTSPGMRGALARLLSARRITRPLRNSGFFIIVPAEFRTRGAPPLTWYLDGLMRSLEVPTYYVGLLTAAEWHGASHYAAQETQIVSPRQIRPITIGRERLRFIRKATAAETPVEEKPTEVAPVRLSTAEATAYDLVRYVRAAGGLSVVATALAELALRPAALEQALDAGGEVAVAQRLGYLLERVGRGREAGVAERWLSRRDRVRTSALVPSEPAGGAPLAQRWNLLVNAEFEVAA
- a CDS encoding ABC transporter ATP-binding protein; translated protein: MSDAAVAAHHEEEPLEKPYDMRLMRRLLSYLRPYRLRVALAVFLLFAGSFTELAGPYLTKVALDRAVPTGDLHLLTVLVAAYFGSLVLAFLFEYGQTLLTTWLGQRIMYDLRVEVFAHLQRLSLRYFDRHPVGRLMTRVTNDVEALNEAFSSGIVTVFGDVFTLVFILAAMVKLDWRLALVTFAVLPFVGIAAFVFRALIRRAFRDIRVRLARINAYLAEQLSGMRVTQLFGRERQSMERFAEVNRDHLLVNLRSITYYALFFPVIEVLTSVAMALILWYGGWQSLGGTMTVGVVAAFLQYTRRFFRPIQDLSEKYNLLQGAMAASERIFELVDTAPEIQDPPDPLHLPSPGRGEIEFRDVWFRYDEGGDWILRGISFTARPGERVAIVGATGAGKSTIINLLMRFYEPERGEIRLDGVPIPRVPVAELRGRIGLVLQDVFLFSEDVRRNIRLGRDDIADERVHEASRRVGLEPFVARLPAGYDQPLGERGTSLSVGERQLVSFARALAFEPLVLVLDEATSSVDSELEARIEEALRELMRGRTSLVIAHRLSTVQGADQILVLQHGEIRERGTHAQLLAKGGLYARLYELQFVRIQSASGGDREAAD